From a region of the Streptacidiphilus albus JL83 genome:
- a CDS encoding sugar porter family MFS transporter — MTQTAAAPPSVRRINPGTLYFFGALGGILFGYDLGVIAGVLVIISKVWALTGFEKGVVTASLSVGAMIGAGLAARLNNRIGRRRSIMVAGVIVVIGTVACCLAPDFDSLVVFRGILGIGIGFSSATVPTYLAELAPGRLRGAMSSLNQIFIVLGILIASIVTYELAPSKDWRWMFAGALVPATVLVVGLNFLPETPRWLLNLGKEDEARAVLASTHAGQDDDIDAEVASIREVIRADTEKTGRIRDLGAKWVRPMLFVALLLAVGQQFSGVNAINAYFPTMLVTLGFTTSIALLSAIVLGVTKLAFTTWVVFVVDRWGRKPLLLIGNVVMVVTLLGAGWVILHVHDKGTLGTLTVILLVLYLAGYELGWGAVVWVMMAEVFPLKVRAAGMGVGAVVLWAATGLITALFPIISDKNHLGLGHAMWLFAGVNVVLFLLTWWLVPETKGRSLEQIELNLRESATTG; from the coding sequence GCGCCCTCGGCGGCATCCTCTTCGGCTACGACCTCGGCGTCATCGCCGGCGTGCTGGTGATCATCAGCAAGGTCTGGGCCCTCACCGGGTTCGAGAAGGGCGTCGTCACCGCCAGCCTCTCGGTCGGCGCCATGATCGGCGCCGGTCTGGCCGCCCGGCTCAACAACCGGATCGGCCGGCGGCGCAGCATCATGGTGGCCGGCGTCATCGTCGTCATCGGCACCGTCGCCTGCTGCCTGGCGCCCGACTTCGACTCACTGGTGGTCTTCCGCGGCATCCTGGGCATCGGCATCGGCTTCTCCTCGGCCACCGTGCCGACCTACCTCGCCGAGCTGGCGCCCGGCCGACTGCGCGGGGCGATGTCCTCGCTGAACCAGATCTTCATCGTCCTGGGCATCCTGATCGCCTCCATCGTCACCTACGAGCTCGCCCCGTCCAAGGACTGGCGGTGGATGTTCGCCGGGGCGCTGGTGCCCGCGACCGTCCTCGTGGTCGGCCTCAACTTCCTTCCGGAGACTCCCCGCTGGCTGCTCAACCTGGGCAAGGAGGACGAGGCCCGGGCGGTGCTGGCCAGCACCCACGCCGGTCAGGACGACGACATCGACGCCGAGGTCGCGTCGATCCGCGAGGTCATCCGGGCCGACACCGAGAAGACCGGCCGGATCCGCGACCTGGGCGCCAAGTGGGTCCGGCCGATGCTCTTCGTCGCCCTGCTGCTCGCCGTCGGCCAGCAGTTCTCCGGCGTCAACGCCATCAACGCCTACTTCCCGACCATGCTGGTGACCCTGGGCTTCACCACCAGCATCGCACTGCTCTCGGCGATCGTCCTGGGCGTCACCAAGCTCGCCTTCACCACCTGGGTGGTCTTCGTCGTCGACCGCTGGGGCCGCAAGCCGCTGCTGCTGATCGGCAACGTGGTCATGGTGGTCACCCTGCTCGGGGCCGGCTGGGTCATCCTCCACGTCCACGACAAGGGCACGCTGGGCACCCTGACGGTGATTCTGCTGGTGCTCTACCTGGCCGGCTACGAGCTGGGCTGGGGCGCGGTGGTCTGGGTGATGATGGCCGAGGTCTTCCCGCTGAAGGTCCGGGCGGCCGGCATGGGCGTCGGCGCGGTCGTGCTCTGGGCCGCGACCGGCCTGATCACCGCGCTGTTCCCGATCATCTCCGACAAGAACCACCTGGGCCTCGGGCACGCCATGTGGCTCTTCGCCGGCGTCAACGTCGTGCTGTTCCTGCTCACCTGGTGGCTGGTCCCCGAGACCAAGGGCCGCAGCCTGGAGCAGATCGAGCTCAACCTGCGCGAGAGCGCCACCACCGGCTGA
- a CDS encoding tyrosine-protein phosphatase, giving the protein MTTPQTPRTARTARAIGAAAVASALAVGALAATAGAANAAPVAAHSAAHPVAHTVPAWARKHAAHPIPFTAATVTENSDGSYTISWAATGLAGVTVYAGATQDHIYYRHAVARGRGTDSVTVPASAIPARAASKDRQWFRLVPSQGEGLTLADRSLHLASAPNFRDAGGYRTADGSWVKMGLIYRSGDISKLSAADLAELQRLDIHTVYDLRTDAERSSSPDQVPAGATDTQENILGAASTAGFTPTTPAAATQEMIQAEVTMVDAPSAQTGYHNVLTGIADRQDLAVVYHCTAGKDRTGWASAVLLTALGVPESTVESDYLASNTYNAASNAATLAQLPPAYAAVYQPLLTVTPAYLASGFNEVTAQYGTFANYLNKGLGIDSKTLHELRSELLVG; this is encoded by the coding sequence ATGACCACCCCGCAGACCCCCCGCACCGCCCGCACCGCCCGCGCCATCGGCGCCGCCGCCGTCGCCTCCGCCCTGGCCGTCGGCGCCCTCGCCGCCACCGCCGGCGCCGCGAACGCCGCCCCCGTGGCCGCCCACAGCGCTGCTCACCCGGTCGCCCACACCGTCCCGGCCTGGGCCCGGAAGCACGCCGCGCACCCGATCCCGTTCACCGCGGCCACCGTCACCGAGAACAGCGACGGCAGCTACACCATCAGCTGGGCCGCCACCGGCCTGGCCGGGGTCACCGTCTACGCGGGCGCCACCCAGGACCACATCTACTACCGGCACGCGGTCGCGCGGGGCCGGGGCACCGACAGCGTCACCGTGCCCGCCTCGGCCATCCCCGCCCGCGCGGCCTCCAAGGACCGGCAGTGGTTCCGGCTGGTCCCCAGCCAGGGCGAGGGCCTGACCCTGGCCGACCGCAGCCTGCACCTGGCCAGCGCCCCCAACTTCCGCGACGCGGGCGGCTACCGCACCGCCGACGGCTCCTGGGTGAAGATGGGCCTGATCTACCGCTCCGGCGACATCTCCAAGCTCTCCGCCGCCGACCTCGCGGAGCTGCAGCGCCTCGACATCCACACCGTCTACGACCTGCGCACCGATGCCGAGCGCAGCAGCAGCCCGGACCAGGTCCCGGCCGGCGCCACCGACACCCAGGAGAACATCCTCGGCGCCGCCAGCACCGCCGGCTTCACGCCGACCACCCCCGCCGCGGCCACCCAGGAGATGATCCAGGCCGAGGTCACCATGGTGGACGCGCCCTCCGCGCAGACCGGTTACCACAACGTCCTCACCGGCATCGCGGACCGCCAGGACCTCGCCGTGGTCTACCACTGCACCGCCGGCAAGGACCGCACCGGCTGGGCCAGCGCCGTGCTGCTCACCGCGCTGGGCGTGCCGGAGTCCACGGTCGAGTCCGACTACCTGGCGAGCAACACCTACAACGCCGCCTCGAACGCCGCCACCCTGGCGCAGCTGCCGCCCGCCTACGCGGCCGTCTACCAGCCGCTGCTGACGGTCACCCCGGCCTACCTGGCCAGCGGCTTCAACGAGGTCACCGCGCAGTACGGCACCTTCGCCAACTACCTGAACAAGGGCCTGGGCATCGACTCCAAGACCCTGCACGAGCTCCGCTCGGAGCTCCTCGTCGGCTGA